The Streptomyces sp. NBC_01255 genome window below encodes:
- a CDS encoding non-ribosomal peptide synthetase — MTETLHSEFIEQAVKNPGAPAVYADAGVLTYGDLAERSRVLAERLVADGAGPGVPVGICVERTPDLLVALLAVLRAGSCYVPLDPKYPAERLSFMVRDSGTRLLLTTPASRANCPAGPTVVVLGETVTTEPGEKPVPVVPGDTAYIIYTSGSTGVPKGVAIHHGGCVAMLSEMDRIFDGRDMSGISAASSVCFDMSVMEIFPALCRGGAVVLVESAVHLPDSPHAERITHLNVVPSVMNSLLDAGALPPNVRTVVFGGEPLRRKLVDRAYRETGADRVYNAYGPTEATVFTSHKWVPEDGTDEPSIGTPSASARAYVLDENLKPLPAGVPGELYVGGVGLAHGYVNRPRTTAERFVPDPFLDGERMYRTGDVVTCTDDGELRFGGRSDHQVKLRGFRVELEEVEARLTGCPGVREAAAVVRGNKLIGYVVPESSSRDGDSPDGDSRNGDSRNGESRDGDSRDGVWLDAGLQTALTGELAAELPDYMVPGTLVFLTALPLAPGGKLDRAALPDPPAVASGPPLRAASTPTEVALAEIWGQLLDLEPASIDVQAAFYDLGGDSLLLVRLARLMTRRFDRRVRVPDLFSFRDIASLARWLDTETGATPEVVESARRRAGARRAALRGRAAPTDS; from the coding sequence GTGACCGAGACCCTGCACTCCGAGTTCATCGAGCAAGCGGTCAAGAACCCCGGCGCCCCCGCGGTCTACGCCGACGCAGGCGTCCTGACCTACGGCGACCTGGCCGAGCGGTCCCGGGTGCTTGCGGAGCGGCTCGTCGCCGACGGCGCCGGCCCCGGTGTCCCGGTCGGCATCTGTGTCGAGCGCACGCCCGACCTGCTCGTCGCCCTCCTGGCCGTCCTGCGCGCCGGCTCCTGCTACGTCCCGCTGGACCCGAAGTACCCGGCCGAGCGGCTGTCCTTCATGGTCCGGGACAGCGGGACGCGGCTGCTGCTGACCACGCCCGCGTCCCGGGCCAACTGCCCGGCCGGCCCGACCGTGGTCGTCCTGGGCGAGACCGTGACGACCGAGCCCGGCGAGAAGCCCGTACCGGTCGTGCCCGGCGACACGGCGTACATCATCTACACCTCGGGATCCACCGGCGTGCCGAAGGGCGTGGCCATCCACCACGGCGGCTGCGTCGCCATGCTGTCGGAGATGGACCGGATCTTCGACGGCCGCGACATGAGCGGCATCTCGGCGGCGAGCTCGGTCTGCTTCGACATGTCCGTGATGGAGATCTTCCCGGCGCTGTGCCGCGGCGGCGCCGTCGTCCTCGTGGAGAGCGCCGTCCACCTGCCGGACAGCCCGCACGCCGAAAGGATCACCCACCTCAACGTCGTCCCGTCGGTGATGAACAGCCTGCTCGACGCCGGCGCCCTGCCGCCGAACGTGCGCACGGTCGTGTTCGGCGGCGAGCCCCTGCGGCGCAAGCTGGTGGACCGGGCGTACCGGGAGACCGGCGCCGACCGGGTCTACAACGCCTACGGCCCCACCGAGGCGACCGTCTTCACCTCGCACAAGTGGGTGCCGGAGGACGGGACCGACGAGCCCTCGATCGGCACGCCGTCGGCCAGTGCCCGCGCCTACGTCCTCGACGAGAACCTGAAGCCGCTGCCGGCCGGCGTGCCGGGCGAGCTGTACGTCGGCGGCGTCGGCCTCGCCCACGGCTATGTGAACCGGCCGCGCACCACCGCCGAGCGGTTCGTGCCGGACCCGTTCCTGGACGGCGAGCGCATGTACCGCACGGGGGACGTCGTCACGTGCACCGACGACGGCGAGCTCCGGTTCGGCGGCCGTTCCGACCACCAGGTGAAGCTGCGCGGCTTCCGTGTCGAGCTGGAGGAGGTCGAGGCGCGGCTGACCGGCTGCCCAGGGGTGCGGGAGGCCGCCGCCGTCGTACGGGGGAACAAGCTCATCGGTTACGTCGTGCCGGAGAGCAGCTCACGGGACGGCGACTCCCCGGACGGCGACTCCAGGAACGGCGACTCCAGGAACGGCGAGTCCAGGGACGGCGACTCCCGGGACGGCGTCTGGCTGGACGCCGGACTCCAGACCGCCCTCACCGGCGAGCTCGCCGCCGAACTGCCCGACTACATGGTGCCGGGGACCCTCGTGTTCCTGACGGCGCTCCCGCTGGCGCCGGGCGGAAAGCTCGACCGCGCGGCGCTGCCCGATCCGCCGGCCGTCGCTTCCGGTCCTCCGCTGAGGGCCGCCAGTACGCCGACCGAGGTGGCGCTGGCGGAGATCTGGGGCCAGTTACTCGACCTCGAACCGGCGAGCATCGACGTCCAGGCCGCCTTCTACGACCTCGGCGGCGACTCGCTGCTGCTCGTCCGGCTGGCCAGGCTGATGACCCGGAGGTTCGACCGTCGCGTCCGCGTGCCCGACCTGTTCAGTTTCCGTGACATCGCCTCCCTGGCCCGCTGGCTCGACACCGAGACCGGCGCCACCCCCGAGGTGGTCGAGTCGGCCCGCCGCCGCGCCGGCGCCCGGCGCGCCGCGCTGCGCGGCCGCGCCGCCCCCACCGACAGCTGA
- a CDS encoding type I polyketide synthase, with translation MTDSPEQDYDPGDVAVIGMSLRSPGARTKEQFWDNLVHGRESVSFLEKDDIHVDETLIHSPFYVRACGVLDTYDKFDPSVFGISDRMAAAMTPENRLFLESAWETLEDGGYDPDRVRAEIGMYGANNPQTAALYSSPPDRVSVGPEAIEASLAWSPDTMTSNALYYMGLTGEAVTVAAVCAGFHYAVHLACQSLLLGQTDMAIAGGAMVRLPHPRGHLWEENRILSKDGHCRPFDANGTGTALSSGVVTVLLKPLAEAVADRDHIYAVVKGSAVNNNGVSAMAYGLAQPERLSACIAAAMEVGGVTPDTVSMYEANGLGLPMTDELEVHAASMAFGKQTATTSIGGVKGNVGHGGVVSGGFGAMKAALALFHKKLPATINLTDVNQDLDFPSTPFVPQLETTDWAAESGIRRAGITSIGGGGYNAHLVLEEAPTVAERAPEADGRPRLATLSALDDEALARQRARLREWLIARPDLRLDDICFSLNLGRKVMDRRWAAVVRSRTELIEVLAADSAGGPAVTTGAAPRVDVDSFRRNDNGIVESGRDPEALADVAAAWVTGRRVDFDSLHLGEASRRVPLPTYPFRPRRFWRTDW, from the coding sequence ATGACCGACAGCCCCGAGCAGGACTACGACCCGGGTGACGTGGCCGTCATCGGCATGTCCCTCCGGTCGCCCGGAGCCCGCACCAAGGAGCAGTTCTGGGACAACCTCGTCCACGGCAGGGAGTCCGTGTCGTTCCTGGAGAAGGACGACATCCACGTCGACGAGACCCTGATCCACAGCCCGTTCTACGTACGGGCCTGCGGTGTGCTCGACACGTACGACAAGTTCGATCCCTCGGTGTTCGGCATCAGCGACCGCATGGCGGCCGCGATGACCCCGGAGAACCGCCTGTTCCTGGAGAGCGCCTGGGAGACGCTCGAGGACGGCGGCTACGACCCGGACCGGGTCAGGGCCGAGATAGGCATGTACGGCGCCAACAACCCGCAGACCGCAGCCCTTTACAGCTCTCCGCCGGACCGGGTGTCGGTCGGCCCCGAGGCGATCGAGGCGAGTCTGGCGTGGTCGCCGGACACCATGACGTCCAACGCCCTGTACTACATGGGGCTGACCGGCGAGGCCGTCACCGTCGCCGCCGTCTGCGCCGGCTTCCACTACGCGGTGCACCTGGCCTGCCAGTCGCTGCTGCTCGGCCAGACCGACATGGCGATCGCCGGTGGCGCGATGGTCCGGCTGCCGCACCCCCGCGGTCACCTGTGGGAGGAGAACCGCATCCTCTCCAAGGACGGCCACTGCCGCCCGTTCGACGCCAACGGCACCGGCACCGCCCTGTCCAGCGGTGTCGTCACCGTCCTGCTGAAGCCGCTGGCCGAGGCCGTCGCCGACCGCGACCACATCTACGCCGTGGTCAAGGGCTCGGCCGTGAACAACAACGGTGTCAGCGCGATGGCCTACGGCCTGGCCCAGCCCGAGCGGCTGAGCGCGTGCATCGCCGCCGCCATGGAGGTCGGCGGCGTCACCCCGGACACCGTGTCCATGTACGAGGCCAACGGTCTCGGTCTGCCGATGACCGACGAGCTGGAGGTGCACGCGGCGAGCATGGCGTTCGGCAAGCAGACCGCCACCACGTCGATCGGCGGGGTCAAGGGCAACGTGGGTCACGGCGGCGTGGTGTCGGGCGGCTTCGGCGCGATGAAGGCCGCGCTGGCCCTCTTCCACAAGAAGCTGCCGGCGACGATCAACCTCACCGACGTCAACCAGGACCTCGACTTCCCCAGCACCCCGTTCGTACCGCAGCTGGAGACGACGGACTGGGCGGCGGAGTCCGGCATCCGCCGTGCGGGCATCACCTCGATCGGCGGCGGCGGCTACAACGCGCACCTGGTCCTCGAGGAGGCGCCGACAGTCGCCGAGCGGGCCCCCGAGGCCGACGGCAGGCCGCGGCTGGCCACGCTGTCCGCCCTGGACGACGAGGCGCTGGCCCGTCAGCGCGCCCGCCTGAGGGAGTGGCTGATCGCCCGCCCCGACCTGCGGCTTGACGACATCTGTTTCAGTCTCAACCTGGGCCGCAAGGTGATGGACCGCCGGTGGGCGGCCGTGGTCCGCAGCCGTACGGAGCTGATCGAGGTACTGGCCGCCGACTCCGCCGGGGGCCCGGCCGTCACGACGGGTGCGGCGCCGCGGGTGGACGTGGACTCCTTCCGCCGCAACGACAACGGCATCGTGGAGTCCGGCCGGGACCCGGAGGCGCTGGC